In one window of uncultured Acetobacteroides sp. DNA:
- a CDS encoding AIR synthase related protein, producing MTNSSRYDQRGVSASKEDVHSAIKNLDKGLFPKAFCKVVPDILTGDPEYCVVMHADGAGTKSSLAYMYWKETGDLSVWRGIAQDAIVMNIDDLLCVGVTDNILLSSTIGRNKQLVPGEVIAAIINGTEDFLQELRKVGVDILLTGGETADVGDLVRTIIVDSTVTARIKRSDIISNDNIRPGDVVVGLESYGQATYEREYNGGMGSNGLTSARHDVFAHDLAAKYPQSYDSAIPENLVYSGKYSLTDVDPETGVTMGKLVLSPTRTYAPVVKAVLDRMRADVHGMVHCSGGAQTKVLHFVDDVHVIKDNLFPIPPLFRYIKECSGTEWKEMYKVYNMGHRMEFYVAPEHAQAVIEISESFGIKAQVIGRVEASPAGAKVTVRSEAGEFVYEK from the coding sequence ATGACCAACTCTTCGAGGTACGACCAGCGCGGCGTATCGGCATCAAAGGAAGATGTGCATAGCGCCATCAAAAATCTCGACAAGGGGCTATTCCCAAAGGCTTTCTGCAAGGTAGTCCCCGATATTCTTACCGGCGATCCGGAGTACTGCGTGGTGATGCACGCCGATGGCGCCGGCACCAAATCGTCGCTGGCCTACATGTACTGGAAGGAGACGGGCGACCTGTCGGTTTGGCGTGGGATTGCGCAGGATGCCATCGTAATGAACATCGATGACCTGCTGTGCGTGGGCGTAACCGATAATATACTGCTCTCGAGCACCATTGGCCGCAACAAGCAGCTGGTGCCCGGCGAGGTGATTGCCGCCATCATCAACGGCACCGAAGACTTCCTTCAGGAGCTGCGCAAGGTTGGTGTGGACATCCTGCTTACCGGCGGCGAAACGGCCGATGTGGGCGACCTCGTTCGCACCATTATTGTTGATAGCACCGTAACCGCCCGCATCAAGCGTAGCGACATCATCAGCAACGACAACATTCGTCCGGGTGATGTGGTGGTAGGATTGGAGTCATACGGACAGGCCACCTACGAGCGCGAGTACAACGGCGGCATGGGGAGCAACGGCCTCACCTCTGCCCGTCACGACGTATTTGCGCACGATCTTGCCGCTAAGTATCCCCAGAGCTACGACTCGGCCATTCCTGAAAATCTTGTTTACTCAGGAAAGTATAGCCTTACCGATGTCGATCCCGAAACGGGCGTAACCATGGGTAAGCTGGTGCTATCGCCAACCCGTACCTATGCCCCAGTGGTAAAGGCGGTGCTCGATAGGATGCGCGCCGACGTTCACGGCATGGTACACTGCTCGGGTGGCGCCCAAACCAAGGTGCTCCACTTCGTAGACGACGTACATGTAATTAAGGACAACCTGTTCCCAATACCTCCGCTCTTCCGCTACATCAAGGAGTGCTCGGGCACCGAGTGGAAGGAGATGTACAAGGTGTACAACATGGGGCATCGCATGGAATTCTACGTTGCACCGGAGCACGCGCAGGCGGTTATCGAAATCAGCGAATCGTTTGGCATCAAGGCCCAGGTGATCGGCCGCGTTGAGGCATCGCCCGCAGGCGCCAAGGTTACCGTTCGCAGCGAGGCTGGCGAGTTTGTTTACGAGAAATAA
- a CDS encoding DUF1493 family protein yields MIKTDNNYPVNKESFDTLVKFFEDLLGIKINAETILFKDLSLVGHDASEFMIRFSERFEVDLTDFKFNDYFVEESNIPFLYWIYFFFRKEKLKRKEISVPHLLEIIKEKRWIEV; encoded by the coding sequence ATGATAAAAACAGACAATAATTACCCAGTTAATAAAGAATCATTCGATACTCTTGTAAAGTTTTTCGAGGATTTATTAGGTATAAAGATCAATGCAGAGACCATTCTATTTAAGGATCTTTCCTTAGTCGGACATGATGCATCTGAATTTATGATAAGGTTTAGTGAAAGATTTGAAGTCGATTTGACAGATTTCAAATTCAATGATTATTTTGTTGAAGAAAGTAACATACCTTTTCTTTATTGGATTTACTTTTTTTTCAGAAAAGAAAAGCTTAAACGTAAAGAGATTAGCGTACCTCATTTATTGGAAATTATTAAAGAAAAAAGATGGATTGAGGTCTAG
- a CDS encoding DUF3109 family protein: MIQIDNVIFSLNIFEKQFCCDLGKCKGECCVSGDSGAPVSEDEMEVMDNEYPSWKPYMTPLGIAAVESQAVVVKDSDGDWTTPLINKGECAYTYVENGVTLCAIEKAYMEGKTCFQKPISCYLYPIRIKEFSSGLIGVNYDVWDICKPARILGSNIGLPVYKFLKEPLIRRFGEEFYQKIEDAAKMLEFESQND, encoded by the coding sequence ATGATTCAAATCGACAACGTTATATTCAGCCTGAACATCTTCGAAAAGCAGTTCTGCTGCGACCTTGGCAAGTGCAAGGGCGAATGCTGTGTAAGCGGCGATTCGGGAGCCCCTGTCAGCGAGGACGAGATGGAGGTGATGGATAACGAGTACCCCAGCTGGAAACCTTACATGACCCCTCTGGGCATTGCTGCGGTAGAGTCGCAGGCGGTTGTTGTTAAGGATAGCGATGGCGATTGGACTACGCCGCTGATCAACAAGGGCGAGTGCGCCTACACCTACGTGGAGAATGGGGTTACTCTCTGCGCCATCGAAAAGGCCTACATGGAGGGGAAGACCTGCTTCCAGAAGCCCATTTCGTGCTACCTCTATCCAATTCGCATCAAGGAGTTCTCCAGCGGCCTTATCGGCGTAAACTACGACGTGTGGGATATCTGCAAGCCCGCCCGTATCCTCGGAAGCAACATCGGCCTGCCCGTGTACAAGTTCCTTAAGGAGCCGCTCATCCGTAGGTTTGGCGAGGAGTTCTACCAAAAGATAGAGGATGCCGCCAAAATGCTCGAATTCGAAAGCCAAAACGACTAA
- the amrB gene encoding AmmeMemoRadiSam system protein B, whose amino-acid sequence MPARENYAEGRFYSDKRTDIETLFDHEVAMQKDEISYSLKDNRIIGGVIPHAGHVFCAHQAVHFFEIVRESGQRFDTVVVVAPNHTGMGRSPMSIDSHTQWQSPLGVIDVDMELAHELALPFNEEAQRFEHSAEVILPFIQHFIGGKVTFLPINMLEQSYRNASSLAMLLKSAADKLNRKILLVASSDFTHFKSSKVGYELDSMALEPLLQFDLEEFEHRVRTMHISICGYGPIMTLLDFAKRVAPEAKVEVLKRGHSGEVYPSAEVVDYVSMMAYY is encoded by the coding sequence ATGCCAGCAAGAGAAAACTATGCCGAAGGTCGATTCTACTCCGACAAGCGGACCGATATCGAAACGCTTTTCGACCACGAGGTGGCCATGCAAAAAGATGAAATAAGCTACTCGCTAAAGGATAACCGTATCATTGGCGGGGTGATCCCTCACGCAGGACATGTTTTTTGCGCCCATCAGGCGGTGCACTTCTTCGAGATTGTACGCGAAAGCGGTCAGCGCTTCGATACGGTGGTGGTGGTGGCGCCCAACCACACGGGAATGGGTCGCAGCCCAATGTCGATCGATAGCCATACGCAGTGGCAGTCGCCGCTAGGTGTTATTGATGTTGACATGGAGCTGGCGCACGAGCTGGCGCTCCCCTTCAACGAGGAGGCGCAGCGGTTCGAGCATTCGGCTGAGGTTATCCTGCCGTTTATTCAGCATTTCATTGGCGGTAAGGTGACGTTTCTCCCCATAAACATGCTCGAGCAGAGCTACCGTAATGCCAGCTCGCTGGCAATGCTCCTGAAATCGGCTGCCGATAAGCTAAACCGTAAGATCCTGCTTGTCGCCTCTTCCGACTTCACCCACTTCAAGAGTTCGAAGGTGGGGTACGAGCTCGACAGCATGGCACTAGAGCCGCTGCTGCAGTTCGATCTGGAGGAGTTCGAGCATCGCGTGCGTACCATGCATATCTCTATTTGTGGCTACGGTCCCATCATGACCCTCCTGGACTTTGCCAAGCGGGTAGCCCCCGAAGCTAAGGTGGAGGTGCTTAAGCGCGGGCACTCCGGCGAGGTGTACCCTTCGGCTGAGGTGGTCGATTACGTGTCGATGATGGCGTACTATTAG
- the prfA gene encoding peptide chain release factor 1 codes for MSENSFLSKLEFFKIKFEEVGQQITDPDVIADMKKYVALNKEYRELEPIVAAYERYKIVVSNLAFSKDVLTNEKDEEMRDMAKMEIDELEAEKVELEENIKFMLIPADPQDEKNAILEIRGGTGGDEAAIFAGDLYRMYSKYFEKKGWRTEVTSYSEGTAGGYKEIVIKVSGDKVYGTLKYESGVHRVQRVPQTETQGRVHTSAATVAVLPEADEFDVQISMNDIRKDTYCSSGPGGQSVNTTYSAVRLTHVPTGIVVQCQDEKSQIKNFDKALNELRTRIYNMEYQKHMDEISKQRKTMVSTGDRSAKIRTYNYPQGRITDHRINYTVYNLPVFMDGDIQDLIDKLQFAENSERLKETELN; via the coding sequence ATGTCAGAGAACTCATTTTTAAGCAAATTGGAGTTTTTCAAGATTAAGTTCGAGGAGGTTGGCCAGCAGATCACCGACCCGGACGTAATCGCCGATATGAAGAAGTACGTGGCCCTGAACAAGGAGTACCGCGAGCTAGAACCCATTGTAGCAGCTTACGAACGATATAAAATTGTTGTTAGCAACCTTGCCTTTTCGAAGGATGTTCTTACCAACGAGAAGGACGAGGAGATGCGCGACATGGCCAAAATGGAAATCGATGAGCTAGAAGCCGAAAAGGTGGAGCTTGAGGAAAACATCAAGTTCATGCTTATCCCTGCCGACCCTCAGGACGAGAAGAACGCCATCCTCGAAATCCGTGGCGGTACCGGCGGCGACGAGGCGGCCATCTTTGCTGGCGACCTCTACCGCATGTACTCGAAGTACTTCGAGAAGAAGGGCTGGCGCACCGAGGTTACCAGCTACTCCGAAGGTACCGCAGGTGGCTACAAGGAAATCGTGATAAAGGTATCGGGCGATAAGGTATACGGAACGCTGAAGTACGAATCGGGCGTGCACCGCGTACAACGCGTGCCCCAAACCGAGACTCAAGGCCGTGTACACACATCGGCGGCAACCGTGGCCGTGCTACCCGAAGCCGACGAGTTCGACGTGCAGATCAGCATGAACGACATCCGCAAGGATACCTACTGCTCGTCGGGACCTGGAGGCCAGTCGGTGAACACCACCTACTCGGCCGTACGCCTTACCCACGTCCCTACCGGGATTGTGGTGCAGTGCCAGGACGAGAAGTCGCAGATCAAGAACTTCGACAAGGCGCTCAACGAGTTGCGTACCCGTATCTACAACATGGAGTACCAAAAGCACATGGACGAGATCTCGAAGCAGCGTAAGACGATGGTATCAACCGGCGACCGCTCGGCCAAGATCCGTACCTACAACTACCCACAGGGCCGCATCACCGACCACCGCATCAACTACACCGTGTACAACCTGCCGGTGTTCATGGATGGCGACATTCAGGACCTGATCGACAAGCTTCAGTTTGCCGAAAACTCGGAACGTTTGAAGGAAACAGAATTGAACTAA
- the pyrF gene encoding orotidine-5'-phosphate decarboxylase, with translation MNAQQLFEQIQAKRSFLCVGLDSDITKIPQHLLSAEDPIFEFNKAIVDATAEYAVSYKPNLAFYESLGVVGWISLQKTVRYIRERYPAQFIIADAKRGDIGNTSEMYAKAFFEGFDFDAVTLAPYMGSDTVTPFLKYEGRWSIILALTSNKSAADFQLLEDAANGKKIYEDVITTSAQWGTADNTMYVVGATKAEMLGDVRQLIPNHFLLVPGVGAQGGSLSEVAKHGMNSQCGLLVNSSRAIIYADTTENFAAAAAKAAREVRDEMDILLKEKGL, from the coding sequence ATGAACGCACAGCAGCTATTCGAACAGATCCAGGCCAAGCGCAGCTTCCTCTGCGTGGGGCTCGACAGCGATATCACCAAGATCCCCCAGCATCTCCTTTCCGCCGAAGACCCCATCTTCGAGTTCAACAAGGCCATTGTTGATGCTACCGCCGAGTACGCCGTAAGCTACAAGCCCAACCTGGCCTTCTACGAGTCGCTGGGCGTTGTCGGCTGGATCAGCCTGCAGAAAACCGTTAGGTACATCCGCGAGCGCTACCCCGCGCAGTTCATCATTGCCGACGCCAAGCGCGGCGACATCGGCAACACCTCCGAGATGTACGCCAAGGCGTTCTTCGAGGGCTTCGACTTCGACGCGGTTACCCTTGCTCCCTACATGGGCAGCGACACCGTCACCCCCTTCCTGAAGTACGAGGGCCGGTGGAGCATCATCCTGGCGCTAACCTCCAACAAGTCGGCCGCCGACTTCCAGCTGCTGGAGGATGCCGCCAACGGCAAGAAGATTTACGAGGATGTGATTACCACCTCGGCGCAGTGGGGCACCGCCGACAACACCATGTACGTGGTGGGCGCCACCAAGGCCGAGATGCTGGGCGACGTTCGCCAGCTTATCCCCAACCACTTCCTGCTGGTACCGGGCGTAGGCGCTCAGGGCGGAAGCCTTAGCGAGGTAGCAAAACATGGGATGAACAGCCAGTGCGGCCTGCTGGTTAACAGCTCGCGCGCCATCATCTACGCCGATACTACCGAGAACTTTGCCGCCGCCGCAGCCAAGGCTGCCCGCGAGGTGCGCGACGAGATGGACATCCTGCTTAAGGAAAAAGGTCTGTAG
- the amrA gene encoding AmmeMemoRadiSam system protein A — protein sequence MSTPSTVFAKLAKETIAAAFEGKDPEPSLSHELTVRAACFVSLHTSDGSLRGCIGTLEPRKPSLYEEIKTNALSAAFNDPRFPPVSEEEVEDLEISVDILHKPEPITSESELDPDIYGVIIESGYKRGVLLPNLPSVTTIDEQLRIVRRKAGIFPEERVKLYRFMVDRYY from the coding sequence ATGTCGACACCATCAACCGTATTTGCAAAGCTTGCAAAGGAAACCATCGCAGCCGCCTTTGAGGGTAAGGACCCCGAACCATCGCTATCGCACGAGTTAACGGTTCGGGCTGCCTGTTTTGTTTCGCTGCATACCTCCGACGGTTCGCTGCGCGGATGCATCGGCACGCTCGAGCCCCGTAAGCCATCGCTCTACGAGGAGATCAAGACGAATGCGCTATCGGCGGCGTTCAACGATCCCCGCTTCCCCCCTGTATCAGAAGAGGAGGTCGAGGATTTGGAGATCTCTGTGGATATCCTCCATAAGCCGGAGCCTATAACGTCGGAAAGCGAGCTCGATCCAGACATCTATGGGGTAATCATCGAGAGCGGCTATAAGCGAGGCGTGCTACTTCCCAACCTCCCCTCCGTTACCACCATCGACGAGCAGCTTCGGATCGTAAGGCGGAAAGCCGGAATCTTCCCCGAAGAAAGGGTTAAGCTCTACCGATTTATGGTTGATAGGTACTACTAG
- a CDS encoding dipeptidase, with protein MSNIKTYIEENKERMLDELFGLIRIPSISSQAEHKPDMVRTAEYIRDAILKAGADRAEVIPSAGNPVVFGEKIVDAAAPTVLIYGHYDVMPVDPIQLWTSNPFEPEIRDGRIWARGADDDKGQMFTQLKAFEYLVKTGQLQTNVKFMIEGEEEIGSPSLEEWCKQHKELVAADVILISDTSMIGENTATLTQSLRGLAYMEVEVTGASQDLHSGIFGGAVANPINVLAKMIASCIDDNGHIAIPGFYDDVMEVSAEERAMIARAPFDLEAYKKNLDIDDVQGEAGFSTSERTGIRPSLDVNGIWGGYTDEGSKTVTPSKAFAKISMRLVPNQDHQKIAELFKKHFEAVAPKSVRVKVKAHHGGAPYVSPSDHPGYRAASKACVDVFGEQPIPLRSGGSIPIVAVFEKVLGIKSILMGYGHESDRVHSPNESFSLNRFFKGIETNTRFYAHYNQEMKK; from the coding sequence ATGAGTAACATCAAAACGTATATCGAGGAGAACAAGGAGCGCATGCTCGACGAGCTTTTTGGGCTGATTCGCATTCCATCCATCTCGTCGCAGGCCGAGCATAAGCCAGATATGGTTCGTACGGCCGAGTATATTCGGGATGCCATCCTTAAGGCCGGTGCCGATAGGGCCGAGGTGATCCCTTCGGCGGGTAATCCCGTGGTGTTTGGCGAGAAGATCGTCGATGCTGCCGCGCCTACCGTGCTAATTTACGGGCACTACGACGTAATGCCCGTTGACCCCATCCAGCTATGGACCAGCAACCCCTTCGAACCCGAAATTCGCGACGGCCGAATTTGGGCTCGCGGCGCCGACGACGACAAGGGGCAGATGTTTACCCAGCTGAAGGCGTTTGAGTACCTGGTTAAGACCGGGCAGCTGCAGACCAACGTGAAGTTTATGATCGAGGGCGAGGAGGAGATCGGATCACCCAGCCTCGAGGAGTGGTGCAAGCAGCACAAGGAGCTGGTGGCTGCCGACGTAATCCTGATCTCGGACACCAGCATGATTGGCGAGAACACCGCCACCCTTACCCAAAGCCTCCGCGGCCTGGCCTACATGGAGGTTGAGGTTACCGGCGCAAGCCAGGATCTGCACTCGGGCATTTTTGGCGGCGCTGTGGCCAACCCCATCAACGTGCTGGCTAAGATGATTGCCTCGTGCATCGACGACAACGGACATATCGCCATCCCCGGCTTCTACGACGACGTGATGGAGGTATCGGCCGAAGAGCGCGCCATGATTGCCCGTGCCCCCTTCGACCTAGAGGCCTACAAGAAGAACCTTGACATCGACGATGTGCAGGGCGAGGCAGGCTTCAGCACCAGCGAGCGCACCGGCATCCGCCCTTCGCTCGACGTGAACGGCATCTGGGGCGGCTACACCGACGAGGGCTCCAAGACGGTGACCCCTTCCAAGGCGTTTGCCAAGATCTCCATGCGCTTGGTGCCCAACCAGGATCACCAAAAGATTGCGGAGCTCTTTAAGAAGCACTTCGAGGCCGTTGCGCCCAAGAGCGTGAGGGTAAAGGTAAAGGCCCACCACGGTGGGGCGCCCTACGTGTCGCCATCCGACCATCCGGGCTACCGCGCCGCCTCCAAGGCCTGCGTCGATGTGTTCGGCGAGCAGCCCATTCCGCTCCGCAGCGGCGGCAGCATCCCAATCGTGGCCGTTTTCGAGAAGGTGCTCGGCATTAAGTCCATCCTAATGGGCTACGGGCACGAGTCCGACCGCGTTCACTCGCCCAACGAGAGCTTCTCGCTCAACCGCTTCTTTAAGGGGATCGAGACCAACACGCGCTTCTACGCCCACTACAACCAGGAGATGAAGAAGTAA
- the amrS gene encoding AmmeMemoRadiSam system radical SAM enzyme has protein sequence MEAKFYSTIDGQVRCGLCPHRCRIAEGKKGICQVRKNDGGVLYSLNYGVISAMALDPIEKKPLYHFHPGSYIFSIGSLGCNFRCLFCQNYSIAQVKGDGWYETFPNISPQVILQKALDSVEQGNIGVAYTYNEPTVWYEYMYNVAEKVKEAGLLNVMVSNGYIEAIPLDYLLPLMDAFNIDLKGYSNTFYKRMLGGTVEPVRHTLKAIVEAGKHLEITYLVIPYENDNPARFREVAAWISEILGPNTVLHVNRYFPNYLLDTPSTSIKSLLELYAVAKEYLHNVYVGNTGLVEHNNTYCPKCGKLVVERHGMHGNPIGLTDDGKCTGCSSQVM, from the coding sequence ATGGAAGCGAAGTTTTACTCAACAATCGACGGTCAGGTACGCTGCGGCCTGTGCCCCCATCGGTGCCGCATCGCCGAAGGGAAGAAGGGGATTTGCCAGGTTCGCAAGAACGATGGGGGAGTGCTTTACAGCCTAAACTATGGGGTGATATCAGCCATGGCGCTCGACCCCATCGAGAAGAAGCCGCTGTACCACTTCCATCCTGGCTCGTACATCTTTTCGATAGGAAGCTTAGGCTGCAATTTCCGATGTCTCTTCTGCCAGAACTATAGCATTGCTCAGGTTAAGGGCGATGGGTGGTACGAAACGTTCCCCAACATATCTCCGCAGGTAATCCTTCAGAAGGCGCTGGATTCTGTTGAGCAGGGTAATATTGGCGTTGCCTACACCTACAACGAGCCCACGGTTTGGTACGAGTACATGTACAACGTGGCGGAAAAGGTGAAGGAGGCGGGGCTTCTAAACGTCATGGTATCGAATGGCTACATCGAGGCAATACCGCTTGACTACCTGCTCCCGCTGATGGATGCCTTCAACATCGACCTAAAAGGGTACTCGAATACCTTCTATAAGAGGATGCTTGGCGGTACTGTCGAGCCGGTAAGGCATACGCTTAAAGCCATTGTGGAGGCTGGGAAGCATCTGGAGATAACCTACCTCGTTATTCCTTACGAGAATGATAATCCTGCAAGGTTTCGCGAGGTTGCTGCCTGGATTTCGGAAATACTGGGACCTAACACGGTGCTTCACGTAAACCGATACTTCCCCAACTACCTGCTCGATACGCCTTCCACCTCAATAAAGTCGCTGCTGGAACTCTATGCCGTTGCCAAGGAGTACCTTCACAACGTTTACGTGGGGAATACCGGATTGGTGGAGCATAATAACACCTACTGCCCTAAGTGCGGCAAGCTAGTGGTGGAGCGGCATGGCATGCACGGCAATCCTATTGGCTTAACCGATGATGGCAAGTGTACGGGCTGCAGCAGTCAGGTGATGTAA
- a CDS encoding nitrous oxide-stimulated promoter family protein — MNLLREKRTIAVMIGLYCRHHHGKNKTFRTDGFQTRLFSHHHGKGETLCASCASLLEYATKRIDSCKFGSHKPVCARCTIHCYKADMRQQVRQVMRYAGPRMLYRSPYLAICHLIGSWRKG; from the coding sequence ATGAACCTCCTCCGCGAAAAGCGCACCATAGCCGTAATGATTGGCCTATACTGCCGCCACCACCACGGCAAGAACAAAACTTTTCGTACAGACGGGTTTCAAACCCGTCTCTTCAGCCACCACCACGGCAAGGGCGAAACGCTGTGCGCCAGCTGCGCCTCACTCCTCGAATACGCCACCAAGCGAATTGATAGCTGCAAGTTCGGCTCCCACAAGCCCGTCTGCGCTAGGTGCACCATCCACTGCTACAAGGCCGATATGCGCCAACAGGTACGCCAAGTGATGCGCTACGCCGGCCCACGCATGCTCTACCGCTCACCCTACCTTGCCATCTGCCACCTTATCGGTAGCTGGCGAAAGGGGTAA
- a CDS encoding NAD(P)H-binding protein — protein sequence MEGKIALVVGGTGLVGTSLLEQLVADERYAEIVSIGRSRPSIESPKITFVENDLSKPKSAAEYLFGDDLFICIGTTIKKAKTKEAFRFVDLTIPKKVAKHARKNNVKSIAVVSSVGAHPKSESFYLRMKGKMEEAVTAEAFRRTVILRPSLLMGNRQERRLAETIGRWLAPVTNLFLWGKKMRKYRAIKASEVAAAMIYHINLDVKGVDIIHYDQIKQAKQ from the coding sequence ATGGAAGGTAAAATTGCACTTGTGGTTGGAGGGACAGGCCTCGTTGGAACATCGCTTTTGGAGCAGCTCGTTGCCGACGAGCGGTACGCCGAGATTGTATCGATCGGCCGCAGCAGGCCATCCATCGAAAGCCCCAAGATCACCTTCGTCGAGAACGACCTCTCGAAGCCCAAGAGCGCTGCCGAGTACCTTTTTGGCGACGACCTGTTCATCTGCATCGGCACCACCATCAAGAAGGCCAAGACCAAGGAGGCCTTCCGCTTCGTCGACCTCACCATCCCCAAGAAGGTGGCCAAGCATGCCCGCAAGAACAACGTAAAAAGCATAGCCGTGGTTTCGTCGGTGGGGGCGCACCCCAAGTCGGAGAGCTTCTACCTCCGGATGAAAGGGAAAATGGAGGAGGCCGTTACCGCCGAGGCCTTCAGGCGCACCGTCATCCTTCGCCCGTCGCTGCTGATGGGCAACCGCCAGGAGCGCCGGCTGGCAGAGACCATAGGCCGCTGGCTGGCTCCGGTTACCAACCTCTTCCTCTGGGGCAAAAAAATGCGCAAGTACCGCGCCATAAAGGCCAGCGAGGTGGCCGCCGCCATGATCTACCACATCAACCTCGACGTTAAGGGGGTAGATATCATCCACTACGACCAGATCAAGCAGGCAAAGCAGTAG